In Carboxydothermus pertinax, the DNA window CAAAAAAGTTATCTTACGCCGGAAGAAGAAGAAATTAGTAAGAAGTTACTGAAGGAAAAATATCATAGCAGAGATTGGTTGTATCGAATTTAAGAAAAAGCCTTGGTATGAGCCAAGGCTTTTTATGTTTGGTCTAAGCTTGTAAGGACTGGATCGAACATTTGAATTTGGCAATTTGTACCGCTCCAGTGGCGGCAAACCTCACAGCTTTTAATATTAGCTTTGCCGGTTTTGGCAGAAAATTTAGGACAGCTTAAGCCTACCAGGTTAAGCTGATCTGTACTGGCGTAGTTGGTCATGATTCCACCTCCCTTTTTTTCAAGCTTATTTTTGCCCAATTGGCAAATAATATGTATTAACTTGGGAATACTAAGAAAAAACGGGGGTGGAATGATGCGTGAAAATGTTGGTACCTGGGATGCTTTTTTGCGCAGTTCAATGGGAGCAATGCTCCTGGGGTTAGGTATCGTAAATAAATCAAAAAATTTAATTTGTGTAGGAGCTATGGAGTTGGCCACCGGGATCACCCGCTGGTGTCCGGTA includes these proteins:
- a CDS encoding YgaP family membrane protein, whose amino-acid sequence is MRENVGTWDAFLRSSMGAMLLGLGIVNKSKNLICVGAMELATGITRWCPVFELFGINTVEENNWYRENGDDDEFSIPSPS